The nucleotide window GCCCCGCCACCGGCTGATACCGGGTCCCGCCGCCACCCGCCGGTTGACCCGCTGCTTCTGGGCAAGCTCTTCCAGCCCCGTTCGGTGGCCTTCGTGGGCGCATCGGCCACACTGGGCAAGTGGGGCCACCAGCTTTTCACCGCGGTCAAGAGCGGCGGTTTTGCCGGACCGATCCATCTGGTCAACCAGCGCGGCGGGGAGATCGCCGGGCAGCCGGTCTACCGGTCGGTGGCGGAGCTTCCCGCCGATGTCGACCTTGCGGTGGTGACGGTGCCCGCCGCGGCCGTGGTCGACCTCATCCCCCAGCTGGCCGCCCGCAAGATCCGCAACGCGCTCTTGATCAGCTCGGGGTTTGGCGAAACCGGCCCGGAGGGCAAGGCCCTGGAGGCGGCCCTGACGGCCGCCGCGCACCGCTCAGGGGTGCTGATGGTGGGCCCCAACACCATGGGCATCTGCAACCCGCACATCCGGTTCTACTGCACCCCCGGTCAGATCATGCCGGCGGCGGGAAGCACCACGGTGGTGGCCCAATCCGGCAACATGGGCACCCAGCTGCTGGCCTTTGCAGAAAGCCAGGGCATCGGCATCCGGGCCTACTGCGGCTCGGGCAACGAAGCCATGGTCACCATCGAGGATTACCTCGACGCCCTGGCCCAGGACCCCGTCACCCGCACCGTGATGGTTTACCTGGAAAGCGTCAAGGACGGGCGCCGTTTCCTGGAGAGCGCCCGACGGCTGGGTCGAAGCAAACCGGTGGTGCTGCTGAAAGGCGGGCAGAGCCGGGCCGGCAACCGGGCCGCCGCCAGCCACACCGGCGCGATGGGGTCGGACGCCCGGGTTTTTGACGCGGTCTGCCGCCAGGCCGGCATCATCAAAGTCGACCAGCCGATGGAGCTCCTGGACCTGGCCGCGGCCTTCTCCGCCTTGCCGCTGCCCCGCGGCAACCGGGTGGCCATCATCACCCTCGGCGGCGGCTGGGGCGTGGTGACCACCGACCTCTGCGAGCGCTACGGCCTGCAGGTGCCGCCGCTGCCGCAGGCCCTGGTGGACCGGATCGACACCCTTCTGCCGCCCTTCTGGAGCCGCGCCAACCCGGTGGATGTGGTGGGCACCGGTGATTTCGCGACCCCCATGGCGGTCATGGAGGCGCTGTTGGGCTGGGACGGCTGCGATGCGGTCATCACCCTGGGCATCGTCGGCCGCCGGGTGCTGCAGGAGCGCGCGCTGGACGCGGTTTTGAAATCCGACCCCTCCTATTCCGCGGAGTTCATCGCCGCCACCCGCAGCCGCCTGGCGCAATTCGAGCGCGACTTCATCCAAGAGACGGTCAGGCTGATGACCCACCACCAGAAGCCGGTGGCCGGCGTGCGCCTGCTGAGCGCGCCGGGGGACCGGAGCCTCTACCCCATGGCAGGCTGCCCGCACCAGGCCCTCTTTTTTGAAACCCCCGAGCAGGCGGTCAAATCGCTTGCCAGGATGTGTGAATACCAGCGTTTTCTGAAGCGCGCGGGGTGACCGGAATGAAAAGGCGTGGAAACGCAGGGCGCTGCCGCGCAAGCCCCCCTGCGAGGCCTGAAACCGCGCGCCAGGTGATCGGTCTGAACTCCAAGCTTGATGAAGCGGTAGGTCAAAATCTATACGGTTTCGCAGAAAGTCCAAGATACGGCGCGCAAATCTCGAGGAGTGAGGCGTACTTGGGTACGCCGCAGCGACTTCGAGATGCAGCGCAACGCAGAGATTGGACTTTCTGCGGAACCATATAGCCTCAGGCGTGCAGGACGATACCCGAGGGCAGCGGCTCGCCGAAAAGGGCGCTCTCCTCCTGGCGGGCGACGGGCACCACCTCTTTCACCAGGCGCGCGGCGGCGCCCATGCCCTCGTGGCGTTCCAGCCATTCCTGCACCCGGGCAGCAACGGCGGGCGCCACATCGCGCACACGGTCGCCGGTCCGGCGGGCCAGCTGTCCGAGGGCGGCCCCCACCGGAAGGGGCTTTTTCCAGTCGCCGGCTACCAGCCGCAGAATCCAGTCCGCGACCTCCGCCGGCGGGATGACGCGATCCACCGGGCCGTAGAGCAGTTCGCGGGCCCCCAGCCGCGACAGGGCCCAGAAGATCTGGGGCTTGACCTTGCCGGGCTGGATTTCGGCCAGCAGCTGGCGCCCCCACTTGGTCTTGTCCTTGACCGAGAGACGCTCCATGTTGGCCACCGCCATCCAGATTTCGACCCGTTCCTGGGGGGGCACCTTGGGACCGCCGCTTTTCCTGGGAAAGATCAGCGGGGTCAGGTCCTGCAGCACCTGGCGTTGCTGGCCGGGTTTGAGCCCGCCGGCCACCCGCCGCCACAGGATCCACCACTCCGAGCGCACCTGCCCGTTTTTGGGGAAGGCCGGCCCCTGCAGGTAAACCTTCCAAAGCTTTTGCAGTCGATGTTCGTCAAAGCCGTCGCCGAACCCCGGCCGCAGGCAAAACCCCACCAGGTTCAACCAACGGTTTTCAAAATCCGGCCCCCAGCCCCGGACCTCGGTCAGCTCCAGAAGTTCGTCGGCCAGCGCCCGAATCAGCCCTAGGGGCCATTTTTCCTTGGGGCTGCCCGCGATGTCGGCGAGCCCCCTGACCAGTCCGTCCAGCCGGCGTTTTTCCGCGTCCTTGCGGAATGCGGCCCGAATCAGCTCCCGGCCGGCTG belongs to Desulfobacteraceae bacterium and includes:
- a CDS encoding acetate--CoA ligase family protein, producing the protein MTPKSAMREDAAKRLLAAYGIPVVCEAAAASPEAAVRAATDLGFPVVLKGLGERLLHKTERNLVHLNLGSADQVQTAARAVQASAGAELEGFLVQRQVFGRRELVAGVMQDPQFGPVVMFGLGGIFTEALADVVFRVAPLTAADAAEMLDEIRSRALLDPFRGEAAVNREQAVAALLGLSRLAVERRDIREVDINPLIVTPRGELVAVDALVVTAPPPADTGSRRHPPVDPLLLGKLFQPRSVAFVGASATLGKWGHQLFTAVKSGGFAGPIHLVNQRGGEIAGQPVYRSVAELPADVDLAVVTVPAAAVVDLIPQLAARKIRNALLISSGFGETGPEGKALEAALTAAAHRSGVLMVGPNTMGICNPHIRFYCTPGQIMPAAGSTTVVAQSGNMGTQLLAFAESQGIGIRAYCGSGNEAMVTIEDYLDALAQDPVTRTVMVYLESVKDGRRFLESARRLGRSKPVVLLKGGQSRAGNRAAASHTGAMGSDARVFDAVCRQAGIIKVDQPMELLDLAAAFSALPLPRGNRVAIITLGGGWGVVTTDLCERYGLQVPPLPQALVDRIDTLLPPFWSRANPVDVVGTGDFATPMAVMEALLGWDGCDAVITLGIVGRRVLQERALDAVLKSDPSYSAEFIAATRSRLAQFERDFIQETVRLMTHHQKPVAGVRLLSAPGDRSLYPMAGCPHQALFFETPEQAVKSLARMCEYQRFLKRAG